CTTGGGATCGGTGCGGCGCCGGTATCCGGCCTCCGCGAGGATCTCGGTGGCCGGCTCGCTCAGCGCACCCTTGTTGGGAACCGCGATCCGCAACATGTTCACAGCTTCCGATAGACGTCTTCGAGGGACAATCCACGGGAGATCATCAGCACCTGGGTCCAGTAGAGCAACTGGCTGATCTCCTCGGCCAGCGCGTCGTTGGGTTCGTGCTCGGCGGCCAACCACACTTCGCCGGCCTCCTCCAAGATCTTCTTGCCCAGCGCATGTATCCCGGCGTCCAGCGCAGCCACCGTTGCGCTGCCGGCCGGCCGGATGCGGGCGCGCTCGCCGAGTTCGGCGAACAGATCCTCGAAGGTCTTCACGGCCAGGGATTGTTCCATGCGCCAGCCAGCAAAGTCAC
This is a stretch of genomic DNA from Mycobacterium lacus. It encodes these proteins:
- a CDS encoding phosphoribosyl-ATP diphosphatase — translated: MEQSLAVKTFEDLFAELGERARIRPAGSATVAALDAGIHALGKKILEEAGEVWLAAEHEPNDALAEEISQLLYWTQVLMISRGLSLEDVYRKL